One region of Nitrospiria bacterium genomic DNA includes:
- the glnA gene encoding type I glutamate--ammonia ligase, with protein MTPKEVLEFAKKQKAVMADLKFVDLLGTWQHFSVPIHEIEEAIFKEGSGFDGSSIRGWKAIDSSDMLVIPDPNTAVMDPFTEIPTLSLVCNIKDPITKEWYSRDPRYIAQKAEAYLKASKIGDVAYFGPEAEFFIFDNIRFDQTANSGYYFVDSSEGVWNTGREENPNLGYKPRHKEGYFPVAPTDSFQDLRSEMVIEMEKFGLIVEKQHHEVATAGQAEIDMRYGALLQMADMLMAYKYIVKNVARRHNKTATFMPKPIFADNGSGMHTHQSIWKGGKPLFAGNEYAGMSQLGLYYIGGILKHAPALAALTNPTTNSYKRLTPGFEAPVNLVYSNRNRSAGIRIPMYSDSPKAKRIEVRFPDAMCNPYLAFSAMLMAGIDGIENKIDPGLPMEKDLYSMAPEELADVPNMPGSLDEALNALERDHAFLTKGDVFTPEMIETWLDYKRTKEVDQLRLRPHPFEFFLYYDG; from the coding sequence ATGACGCCCAAGGAAGTTTTAGAATTTGCAAAAAAACAAAAAGCCGTGATGGCGGATTTAAAGTTCGTTGATCTGTTGGGAACATGGCAGCATTTTTCTGTGCCCATCCATGAAATTGAAGAGGCCATATTTAAAGAAGGGTCAGGTTTTGACGGTTCCAGTATTCGCGGTTGGAAAGCCATCGATTCAAGCGATATGTTGGTGATTCCTGATCCCAACACGGCGGTGATGGATCCCTTTACGGAAATTCCCACACTTTCCCTAGTTTGTAACATTAAAGATCCGATTACGAAAGAATGGTATTCAAGGGATCCCCGATATATTGCCCAAAAAGCCGAGGCCTATCTGAAGGCGAGCAAGATTGGGGATGTGGCTTATTTTGGTCCAGAGGCCGAATTTTTTATTTTTGATAACATCCGTTTTGACCAGACTGCAAATAGCGGGTATTACTTCGTGGATTCTAGTGAAGGGGTTTGGAATACGGGTCGAGAAGAGAATCCAAATTTGGGGTATAAACCCAGGCACAAAGAAGGGTATTTTCCTGTAGCCCCTACAGATTCCTTCCAGGATCTTCGGTCCGAAATGGTTATCGAAATGGAAAAATTTGGTTTGATTGTAGAGAAACAACACCATGAAGTGGCTACCGCTGGCCAGGCAGAAATTGATATGCGGTATGGGGCGTTGCTTCAAATGGCGGATATGCTAATGGCGTACAAGTATATCGTCAAAAATGTTGCTAGGCGCCATAATAAAACAGCCACGTTTATGCCAAAACCCATTTTTGCGGATAACGGTTCAGGAATGCATACCCATCAAAGCATTTGGAAAGGAGGAAAACCCCTCTTTGCCGGAAATGAATACGCGGGAATGAGCCAGCTTGGGCTGTATTATATTGGTGGAATCCTCAAACACGCTCCTGCCCTTGCAGCCCTTACGAACCCCACCACCAATTCCTATAAACGTTTAACCCCTGGGTTCGAAGCCCCCGTAAACCTGGTGTATTCAAACAGGAACAGGAGTGCAGGGATCCGGATTCCGATGTATTCGGATAGTCCCAAGGCAAAACGGATTGAGGTTCGATTCCCTGACGCAATGTGCAATCCCTATTTAGCATTTTCAGCCATGCTCATGGCGGGAATTGATGGGATTGAGAATAAAATTGATCCCGGGTTGCCCATGGAGAAAGACCTGTATTCAATGGCACCCGAGGAGTTAGCAGATGTCCCCAATATGCCGGGATCCCTTGACGAAGCCTTGAATGCCTTGGAGAGAGATCATGCTTTTCTAACCAAGGGAGATGTTTTTACACCAGAGATGATTGAAACCTGGTTGGATTATAAAAGAACCAAGGAAGTGGATCAATTGAGGTTAAGGCCTCATCCTTTTGAGTTTTTCCTCTATTATGACGGTTAA